Within Amycolatopsis sp. cg5, the genomic segment CCTCGTCCAACCGCGATAAAGCCCGCTTTACTCCGCGGAGTAAAGCGGGCTTTATCCCGCTTCCTGCCGGGGTCGTCTCGCCGGGCTGGACGCGGCGGGTGTACGCGCGACGAGCCCTGGGGCGTGGGGCCGGGATAAAGCCTGCTTTATCTCGCGGAGTTTAGCGGGCTTTATCGCGGTGTATAATGGCCTATACGGCTTGGCTTTCGTCGAATTCGTAGCAGCGACCGCAAAAAGAAGCGATGGCGGTGGAGAGGCGCTGCGGGTCCGTGCGGAGTTCGACCGGGCTGCGGGCCTGGATGAACTCGGCGTGCGGCATGTCGGCGGCGAGGGTGTCGGCGTCGCCGAACGGGTGGATCGGGTCGCCCTGGTGGCCGATGACCAGGGTCGGCACCGTGATCTGCTTGCGGATCGACTTGGGCGGGGCCGTCCGGCCGAAGAGGACACCGTGCAGCAGCGCGGCCATGCCGGCGGGCTCCTGCTCGAGGGTGTCGGTGACGACGTCGACCCACTGGCTGCCGTGGGGCACAAGGCTTGCCGCGAGCGCCACCGCGCGGACGCTGATCGGGACGAATCGGGCGGCCAGCAGCAGGGGGCCGAACACGAGCAGGCCCGCGACGATGGCGTTGTCCAGCACCGGCATCTCGACGACCATGCCGTGCAGGCGTTCCGGCGCGGCGACGGCGACCTCGAGTGAGACGTTCGCGCCGAGCGAGGTGCCGCCCATGACCGCCTGATCGATGTCGAGGTGATCGAGCAGCGCGACCGCCTGCTCGCCGAACGCGGTCATCGAGTAGTGCCACGACTCGGGCGGGCGCTCGGACTCGCCGTGCCCGAGCAGGTCCATGGTGATCACCCGGAAACCCTCGCGGGCGAGGCGCCTGGCCAGCGGCGCGTGCATGCGCCTGGTCAGCATGATGCCGTGCATCAGCACCACGACGCGGGGCCCGCTGCCGTACTCGGTGTAGTGCAGTCGATGCCCCTGGTGGGCGAAGGAGCCGGACAGTTCGATCGGCCGATTCCGCCTGGCGGAACGCCGCCGTCGCGGGAACTGAGTCAAACTGGTGACGGTCATCCGAACTCCCCTCGTTCCTACCCCTCCAGGAAAGCATGCCCTGACCAAGTTGGCACAGTGTCAACCGGATGAGTCAAGATGACTGCCATGACCGCTACCGCAAAGCTGCCCGATCTTGTCTCGCTCAAGGTCGAGGTGACCGGCCATGTCGCCGAAGTGACCCTGCTCGGCCCGTCCAAGGGCAACGCCATGGGCCCCGACTTCTGGCGTGAGCTGCCGATCGTGTTCGGCGCGCTCGACGCCGACCCCGAAGTGCGCGCCGTGGTGCTGACCGGCAGCGGCAAGCACTTCTCGTACGGCCTCGACCTGCCTGCGATGATGCCGAGCTGGGCGCCGATCCTCGGCGGCGAGTCGCTCGCCGGGCCGCGCACGGAGTTCCTCGGTCACCTCCGGGAGCTGCAGGAGAGCGTCACCTCGGTCGCGCGGTGCCGCAAGCCGGTCATCGCGTCGATCTCCGGCTGGTGCATCGGCGGTGGCGTCGACGTCATCGCCGCCGCGGACGTGCGCGTGGCCAGCGCCGACGCGAAGTTCAGCGTCCGCGAGGTCAAGGTCGCGATCGTGGCCGACCTCGGCAGCCTGCAGCGGCTCGCGCCGATCATCGGCGACGGCCACCTGCGTGAGCTGGCGCTGACCGGCAAGGACATCGACGCCGCGCGCGCCGAGAAGATCGGTCTCGTCAACGACGTCTACGCCGACCAGGAGGCCGCGCTCGTGGCCGCGCGGCAACTCGCCGCCGACATCGCTGCGAATCCGCCGCTCGTGGTGCAGGGTGTGAAGGACGTGCTCTCGGTCAACACCGAGCGCCAGGTCGCCGACGGCCTGCGTTACGTCGGTGCCTGGAACTCGGCGTTCCTGCCGAGCAAGGACCTGGCCGAGGCGGTTCAGGCCTTCATGGAGCGAAGGGCACCCGAGTACAAGGGCGAGTGAGGAGTACGCGTGTTCCGTGCGGCGAGGGATTATCTGCTGGCGCACCGTGAGGACTACGGCACGGCCTACCGGGACTTCGAGTGGCCGCGGTTCACGGAGTTCAACTGGGCGCTCGACTGGTTCGACGAGATCGCCCGCGACCCGGCCAACGCCGAACGGTACGCGCTCTGGATCGTGGAAGAGGACGGCTCCGAGAACCGCTGGACGTTCCCGGAGATGGCGCGGCGCTCAGACCAGGTCGCGAACTGGCTGCGGTCACTGGGTGTCCGGCGTGGGGATCGGCTGATCCTCATGCTGGGCAACCAGGGTGAGCTGTGGGAGACGATCCTCGCCTCGATCAAGCTCGGCGCGGTCATCATCCCGGCGTCGACCCTGCTGGGGCCCGCCGACCTGACCGACCGCGTCGAGCGCGGCGCGGCCAAACACGTGGTCATCCGCGCGGAGGACACGCCGAAGTTCGAGACGGTGGCGGGCGACTACACGCGGATCGCGGTCGGCGAGCCGGTCGACGGCTGGGTGTCCTACGCGGATTCCCAGGACGCTTCGGCGGAGTTCACGCCGGACGGCCCCACCAAGGCCGACGACTCGCTGCTGCTGTACTTCACGTCAGGCACGACCGCGAAACCCAAGCTGGTGCGGCACACCCAGGTGTCCTACCCGGTCGGCCATCTGTCCACAATGTACTGGATCGGCCTCGAACCCGGCGACGTCCACCTGAACATTTCCTCGCCTGGCTGGGCGAAACACGCGTGGAGCAACGTCTTCGCGCCGTGGAACGCCGAGGCGACGGTGTTCCTCTACAACTACACGCGCTTCGACGCGGCGGCGTTGATGGCCCAGATGGACCGGTGCGGCATCACGAGCTTCTGCGCGCCGCCGACCGTGTGGCGCATGCTCATCCAGGCCGACCTGACGGCGTTGCGGGTGCCGCCGCGCAAGGTGGTCGGCGCGGGGGAGCCGTTGAACCCCGAGGTCATCGACCAGGTGCGCAAGGCGTGGGGCGTGACCATCCGCGACGGCTTCGGCCAGACGGAGAGCAGCGTCCAGATCGCCAACACGCCCGGTCAGGACGTCGTGCCGGGCTCGATGGGCCGTCCGCTGCCCGGGTTCAAGGTCGCCTTGGTCGACCCGGTGAGCGGCGAGGTGTCTTCGGAAGGCGAGATCTGTCTCGATCTGTCGGAGCGCCCGGTCGGCCTGATGACCGGGTACGCCGATGACGACGAGCGCACCTCGGCGGCGTTCGCAAACGGTTATTACCACACGGGCGACGTCGGTTCGGTCGACGCGAACGGCTACATCACCTATGTCGGCCGCACGGACGACGTCTTCAAGGCGTCGGACTACCGGATCTCGCCGTTCGAGCTGGAGAGCGTCCTGCTCGAACACGACGCGGTCGCGGAGGCCGCGGTGGTACCGGCCGCCGACCCGATCCGGCTCGCGGTCCCGAAGGCCTTCGTGGTCCTCGCGGCCGGTCACTCGCCGACGGCCGAGACGGCTCAGTCCATTCTGGCCTTCTGCCGGGAGCATTTGGCTCCGTACAAGCGAATCCGCCGGCTCGAGTTCGCGGAGTTGCCCAAGACGATCTCGGGCAAGATCCGCCGTGTGGAGCTCCGCAACCGCGCGGGCGGCGCCGATCTGCGGCCGTCGGGCGAGTTCCGCGAGGAGGACTTCAAGGACTCGTGAGTGTTCCGGCCGGTTCTAACCGGCGAAAACACTCACGACCCACCTCGAAGGTCACAAACCAGACATTAGTCGCACATGAGGAGAAAGATCGCGCCTCCGCGAGGGCAGGATTGCAGCCGGTTCTCGCTTATGAACTCGCGGAGGTTCGGATGGGTTCGCAGATCTTCTCGATTTTCCTGCCGGCGGCGCTCGCGCTGGTGATGTTCGGTCTCGGCCTGTCGCTGACCTTGGCCGACTTCGCCAGGGTGGTGAAGTACCCGAAGGCCGCCATCGTGGCGCTGACGTGCCAGATCGTCGTGCTACCCGCCATTTGCTACGGGCTGGTCGTGCTGTTCGGCCTCAACGGCGTGCTGGCGGTCGGCATGATGCTGCTCGTCGCGTCGCCCGGTGGCACCTCGGCGAACCTGTTCAGCCACCTCGCGGGTGGTGACGTCGCGCTGAACATCACGCTGACCGCGATCAACTCCGTGCTCGCGGTGTTCACGCTGCCGCTGGTGGTCGCGCTGTCGGTGGCGCGGTTCATGGCGGACGACGCGTCGATCGGATTGCAGCCGGCGAAGCTGCTGCAGGTGTTCGCGGTCGTGCTGGTGCCGGTCGCGATCGGCATGTGGGTGCGGCACCGCTACGTCGCGTGGACCGAGAAGATGCAGAAGCCGGTCAAGGTCGCTTCGGTGGTCGTGCTGGCGCTGGCTGTCACGTTCTCGATCGTCGGGAACTTCAAGCTGCTGCTGGACAACAGCGACACGCTCGGGCCGGTGGCGTTGCTGCTTTCGGTGCTGAGCCTCGCGGTCGGCTACGGGGTGCCGCGGCTGCTGCGGGTGGAGCGGCGGCAGGCGATCGCGTCGGCCATGGAGATCGGGATCCACAACGCCGCGCTGGCCATCACTGTCGCGGTGTCGGTGCTCGGCAGCGAGGCCATGGCCGTCCCGGCCGGGATCTACGGCTCGGTGATGTTCGTGCCCGCCGCGATCGCCGCCTACGCGTTGACCCGCAAGAAGTCCGAAAAGCTCGTGAGCGTTGCGGGCGGTTAGAACCGCCCGCAACGCTCACGAGTCCTCAAGCGGTGGTGCCCTCGACCTGGCGGTCGTCCTCGGTCGAGCACGTGGTCACCGGGTCGTCGGGGCCGCTGCCGCAGGTCCACTCGCCGACCGCGATCGGGCCGGGGCCCTGCGGCGACTTGGCCTCGGCCGGGGTGAGCTTCTGGAAGTACTCGGTGACGACCTGGGTCGCCTGCGCGCAGTCGACCGCTCCGCCGCGGATGGTCACCTTGGCCTGCTTGTCCTTGGCGGGCACCTCGCCGCACTTGGTGCCGGCCGCCGCCGGGTTCGCGGCGGGGCTGGGCGCCGGGCCCGACGGGGGAGCGACGGCCGCCGGTGACGACGGGGCGGCCGGCGGCGGCGTGCTGTCGCTGCCGCACCCTGACAGGGCTAGCGAGGCGACGAGCAGGCAGAACACGGTGACTCTGGACATGTGCCCTTCTCGGTGAATGGGTTACTCGGTGGGGACGACCGCGGCGAGCACGGTCGCGTTGTCCTTGCTGCAGGTGGTGCCGCCTTGCGCGGCGGGCGGGCCCGACACGCAGAGCCAGCCGTCGACCGTGTCGCTGACCGGCTCGTTCGACTCGACGGGCTGCTTGCCCGCGATCTTGCGCTGGAACTGCTCGACGATCTTCTTACCGGTCGCGCAGTCGACGCCGCCGCCCGACTGCCCGCCCAGCACCTGCAGGGTCAGCCCGCTGGCGGCGGCCACGGTGCCGCAGGTGCCGTCGGCGGGCGGCGCGGTCGTCTTGGGCGGCTTGGCCGTGGACGCGCCGGTCTCGACCGGGATGGGCGGCAGCGACGGCGGGGAAGAAGCGGAGCTCGAAACCGGCGGGGGAGAAGGTGGCGGGGGCGGCGCTGGCGCCGGATCCGCGGCGCAGCCCACGGCGAGCGCGGCCACCGCGAGGCACGCCAGAACGGCGCGTCCGTGCGTCATGCCACCCTCCCGGCGTGGTGTGAACCGAAGATGAGGAGGGTACCCGGTCGGCAGGAGGAGCCGATCGGCACGGTGACCTCCGGCGACACCGACAAAGAGTCCACAATGGACGGTTAACGGAGTGAATCGCTTTGTCCTAAAGGGTGAAATCCGCGTGCCGGGGCTAACGATCCGGCCACGACAGCCGACAAGGAGAGTGAAAGACCCGCCGTCCCCGACCCGTGAGAGCCATGAGTAACTCCGAAGTCCCCGTCACAGACAACCCGCCGACAGACCCTTGCTCCGTGGTGTGGAGCCACGGCCGTCCCTTCGTGCTCGAGGCGCCGTCCGGCCGCCCGCGCTGGGTCGGCACCGACACCCGCGGCAGGCCGCAGGCCCTCACCCGCGCTGAGCTGGCCCGCAGGGGCTGGAGCCACCGCCGCGCCAGCTAGCCGCAGGACACTAGGCTGAGCGGGTGAGCACCACCCCTGAAGAGTCTTCACTGCTTCGGCAGGCGTTCAACGTGCCGAACCTGCTCTCCATCCTGCGCCTCGCGCTCGTCCCCGTCTTCCTCTGGCTCCTGCTGGGGCCGGAGGAAGACGGCTGGGCGCTCGCGTTGCTCATGTTCAGCGCGCTGACCGACTGGCTGGACGGCAAGCTCGCCCGCTGGCTCAACCAGATGAGCAGGCTGGGACAGCTGCTCGACCCGGCGGCCGACCGGCTGTTCATCCTCGCGACACTCGTCGCCTTCCTGATCCGCGACATCGTGCCGTGGTGGGTCGTGGCGCCGCTGGTGCTGCGCGAGGCCGTGCTCGCCGTCTGCGTGCTGGTGCTGCGCCGCAACGGTTTCGCGCCGCCCGAGGTCACCTACATCGGCAAGGGCGCGACGTTCGTGCTCATGTACGCCTTCCCGTTCCTGCTGGTCACCACCGGCACCTCGGATCTGGCCGCGTTCTGCCGCCCGATCGCGTACGCCTTCACCACCTGGGGCGGCGTCCTCTATGTCTGGTCCGGCGCCCTCTATGTCATCCAGTGCGTGCAGGCCGTCCGCGGTGGCGGGGATCGGGATGCGGCCGCCGCGGCGTAGGTGAGAGACTCCGCGCCAGCCGTTGTCAGAGCACGAAAGGGGAGCGGCTTTGACCACTCCAGAAGAACTCCGCTACACCGAAGAGCACGAGTGGGTCGCGACCCGCGGCGAGACCGTGCGCGTCGGCATCACCGAGTACGCGCAGGACCAGCTGGGCGACGTGGTCTTCGTCGACCTGCCCGAGGTCGGCCGCCAGGTGAGCGCCGGTGACGCGTTCGGCGAGGTGGAGTCCACCAAGAGCGTCTCTGAGCTGTTCGCGCCGCTGGACGGCGAGATCGTCGCGGTCAACGACGGCGTCGCCGACCAGCCCGAGCTGATCAACAGTGACCCTTATGGCGAGGGCTGGCTCATCGAGATCAAACTCGACGACCCGACGAGTGTCGACAGCCTGCTGGAAGCCGAGGCGTACCAGGCGTTGACCAAGGACTAGCACTGTCTGGAGGCGGATCTTTCCTGGTTGGGAGGCCGCGGGTCCGGTTGGGGGAGCCGCGGCAGCCCTGATCGATCAGGCACGGTACGTTTGCACACATACGTTCTTTTGAGGCAAAGCAACATCAGCGGGTGAGGAGAGCTCAGGTGAGCACGAACGACGGACCCGGCGTTCCCCCGGAGTCTTCTCCGGAGCGGACGTCTGTCTTCCGCGCAGACTTCCTGGCCGATGTCGAGGGACAGCAGGCCGCCGCGCAGCCTGCGCCCGCGACGCAGGATGCCGGTCTGGACGCGCTCCGCGCGAACCAGGCTTTGCTGGTCGTGAAGCGTGGCCCGAACGCGGGCTCGCGTTTCCTGCTCGACGTGGACACCACGAGCGCGGGCCGGCACCCGGACAGCGACATCTTCCTCGACGACGTCACGGTTTCCCGCCGCCACGCCGAGTTCCGGCGTGAGGGTGGCGAGTTCGTGGTGATCGACGTCGGCAGCCTGAACGGCACCTACGTCAACCGCGAGCCGGTCGACCAGGCCGTGCTGACCGGTGGCGACGAGGTCCAGATCGGCAAGTTCCGCCTGGTCTTCCTGACCGGCTCCGGGGGTCAGGGGGCGCAGTGACGGCGGCCGGGCGGCCACAGCGCGATGGGTTGAGCATCGGGGCCGTGCTGGCGCAGCTGCGCGGCGACTTTCCCGATGTCACCATCTCCAAGATCCGGTTCCTGGAGTCGGAGGGTCTGGTCCAGCCGGGCCGGACCCCCTCCGGGTACCGGCAGTTCGCCGTGGCGGACGTGGAGCGCCTGCGCTTTGTGCTGTCCGCACAGCGGGATCACTACCTGCCGCTGAAGGTCATCAAGGAGCAGCTGGACGCGGCCGACCGCGGCAACGTGGCGGTCGTGTCCGCTCCGCGTCCACCACGCAAGCTCGTCTCGCTCGATCTGAGCGGGAACGAGGACTTCGGCGCGCGGATGCCGGGCCCGGACGACTTCGCGTCCGAGCGGGAGATCCGGCTGACGCAGGAGGAACTGCTCTCACAGGCTGGGATCGACCTGGCCATGCTGGGGGAACTGCAGCAGTTCGGTCTGATCCGGCCCGGTGCGGCCGGTTTTTTCGATCCGGACGCGGTGCTGGTCGCGAAGACCGTCAAGGCGATGACCGAATTCGGTATCGAGCCGAGGCATTTGCGCGCGTTCCGGGCTTCCGCTGACCGGGAA encodes:
- a CDS encoding alpha/beta fold hydrolase; this translates as MTVTSLTQFPRRRRSARRNRPIELSGSFAHQGHRLHYTEYGSGPRVVVLMHGIMLTRRMHAPLARRLAREGFRVITMDLLGHGESERPPESWHYSMTAFGEQAVALLDHLDIDQAVMGGTSLGANVSLEVAVAAPERLHGMVVEMPVLDNAIVAGLLVFGPLLLAARFVPISVRAVALAASLVPHGSQWVDVVTDTLEQEPAGMAALLHGVLFGRTAPPKSIRKQITVPTLVIGHQGDPIHPFGDADTLAADMPHAEFIQARSPVELRTDPQRLSTAIASFCGRCYEFDESQAV
- a CDS encoding crotonase/enoyl-CoA hydratase family protein; translation: MTATAKLPDLVSLKVEVTGHVAEVTLLGPSKGNAMGPDFWRELPIVFGALDADPEVRAVVLTGSGKHFSYGLDLPAMMPSWAPILGGESLAGPRTEFLGHLRELQESVTSVARCRKPVIASISGWCIGGGVDVIAAADVRVASADAKFSVREVKVAIVADLGSLQRLAPIIGDGHLRELALTGKDIDAARAEKIGLVNDVYADQEAALVAARQLAADIAANPPLVVQGVKDVLSVNTERQVADGLRYVGAWNSAFLPSKDLAEAVQAFMERRAPEYKGE
- a CDS encoding AMP-binding protein, whose amino-acid sequence is MFRAARDYLLAHREDYGTAYRDFEWPRFTEFNWALDWFDEIARDPANAERYALWIVEEDGSENRWTFPEMARRSDQVANWLRSLGVRRGDRLILMLGNQGELWETILASIKLGAVIIPASTLLGPADLTDRVERGAAKHVVIRAEDTPKFETVAGDYTRIAVGEPVDGWVSYADSQDASAEFTPDGPTKADDSLLLYFTSGTTAKPKLVRHTQVSYPVGHLSTMYWIGLEPGDVHLNISSPGWAKHAWSNVFAPWNAEATVFLYNYTRFDAAALMAQMDRCGITSFCAPPTVWRMLIQADLTALRVPPRKVVGAGEPLNPEVIDQVRKAWGVTIRDGFGQTESSVQIANTPGQDVVPGSMGRPLPGFKVALVDPVSGEVSSEGEICLDLSERPVGLMTGYADDDERTSAAFANGYYHTGDVGSVDANGYITYVGRTDDVFKASDYRISPFELESVLLEHDAVAEAAVVPAADPIRLAVPKAFVVLAAGHSPTAETAQSILAFCREHLAPYKRIRRLEFAELPKTISGKIRRVELRNRAGGADLRPSGEFREEDFKDS
- a CDS encoding bile acid:sodium symporter family protein encodes the protein MGSQIFSIFLPAALALVMFGLGLSLTLADFARVVKYPKAAIVALTCQIVVLPAICYGLVVLFGLNGVLAVGMMLLVASPGGTSANLFSHLAGGDVALNITLTAINSVLAVFTLPLVVALSVARFMADDASIGLQPAKLLQVFAVVLVPVAIGMWVRHRYVAWTEKMQKPVKVASVVVLALAVTFSIVGNFKLLLDNSDTLGPVALLLSVLSLAVGYGVPRLLRVERRQAIASAMEIGIHNAALAITVAVSVLGSEAMAVPAGIYGSVMFVPAAIAAYALTRKKSEKLVSVAGG
- a CDS encoding CDP-alcohol phosphatidyltransferase family protein gives rise to the protein MSTTPEESSLLRQAFNVPNLLSILRLALVPVFLWLLLGPEEDGWALALLMFSALTDWLDGKLARWLNQMSRLGQLLDPAADRLFILATLVAFLIRDIVPWWVVAPLVLREAVLAVCVLVLRRNGFAPPEVTYIGKGATFVLMYAFPFLLVTTGTSDLAAFCRPIAYAFTTWGGVLYVWSGALYVIQCVQAVRGGGDRDAAAAA
- the gcvH gene encoding glycine cleavage system protein GcvH; the protein is MTTPEELRYTEEHEWVATRGETVRVGITEYAQDQLGDVVFVDLPEVGRQVSAGDAFGEVESTKSVSELFAPLDGEIVAVNDGVADQPELINSDPYGEGWLIEIKLDDPTSVDSLLEAEAYQALTKD
- the garA gene encoding glycogen accumulation regulator GarA — its product is MSTNDGPGVPPESSPERTSVFRADFLADVEGQQAAAQPAPATQDAGLDALRANQALLVVKRGPNAGSRFLLDVDTTSAGRHPDSDIFLDDVTVSRRHAEFRREGGEFVVIDVGSLNGTYVNREPVDQAVLTGGDEVQIGKFRLVFLTGSGGQGAQ
- a CDS encoding MerR family transcriptional regulator gives rise to the protein MTAAGRPQRDGLSIGAVLAQLRGDFPDVTISKIRFLESEGLVQPGRTPSGYRQFAVADVERLRFVLSAQRDHYLPLKVIKEQLDAADRGNVAVVSAPRPPRKLVSLDLSGNEDFGARMPGPDDFASEREIRLTQEELLSQAGIDLAMLGELQQFGLIRPGAAGFFDPDAVLVAKTVKAMTEFGIEPRHLRAFRASADREVGLLEQIVTPVYRHRDADAKARADEMVKELAALSVALHTLLVKAGIRGVTGG